The Arachis hypogaea cultivar Tifrunner chromosome 14, arahy.Tifrunner.gnm2.J5K5, whole genome shotgun sequence genome has a segment encoding these proteins:
- the LOC112740560 gene encoding hypersensitive-induced response protein-like protein 2, which translates to MKTKDHAFVTVVATVQYRALADKASDAFYRLSNIRGQIQSYIFDVIRASAPKLELDAVLEQKNDIAKSVEEELEKAMSTYGYQIVQTLIVDIEPDTNVKRSMNEINAAANKKSRERGRVQISVRTRYGSPTPGHCRRVEERRPCILRTKDVMERWY; encoded by the exons ATGAAAACCAAG GACCATGCATTTGTCACTGTGGTTGCGACCGTGCAATACCGAGCTCTGGCTGACAAAGCATCTGATGCCTTCTATAGGCTTTCAAACATAAGGGGGCAGATCCAATCATACATTTTTGATG TTATTCGGGCCAGTGCGCCAAAATTAGAGTTGGATGCGGTGCTTGAACAAAAGAATGATATAGCAAAATCTGTTGAAGAGGAGCTTGAGAAG GCCATGTCTACCTACGGATATCAGATAGTCCAGACCCTAATTGTAGATATCGAACCAGACACTAATGTTAAGAGATCCATGAATGAGATCAATGCAG CTGCTAATAAAAAAAGCCGAGAAAGAGGCAGAGTCCAAATATCTGTCAGGACTCGGTATGGCTCGCCAACGCCGGGCCATTGTAGACGGGTTGAGGAACGGCGTCCTTGCATTCTAAGGACCAAGGATGTGATGGAGAGATGGTACTGA
- the LOC112743032 gene encoding uncharacterized protein, with protein MEANYYYSMDEDDSYIEIELDASSSPSPRYNDKDHEFHHHQLRISISSTISLSLQKDDAADDNEPPCMSSPINGDDTTNNNTNTSALMFNNPGIGLIMESNPHKPEAQTTIQRGNHNMDAPSSRKQPNFTTKTRSNGGMTKLLIKFRGINIGAILASLIRPLYQPNNNNEHNKSSSKKHFQCYRKKLVNPTNTRRSNVKKDQGITRSSNNNNNREFEDEIICGSFRSCKKSSRKLEMDLGAIRGIFNAMGMNIADKKGSRSKRRSQPNSCDTTPIHEGFSLYTNNNNNNNDNNNSIQAAIAYCKSLFGQTSDFSF; from the exons ATGGAAgctaattattattattccatGGATGAAGATGATTCATACATCGAAATTGAACTCGATGCATCGTCTTCGCCGTCGCCACGCTACAATGATAAGGATCATGAGTTCCATCATCATCAGTTGCGGATATCAATTTCATCAACAATATCTCTGTCCCTCCAAAAAGATGATGCTGCTGATGATAATGAGCCTCCATGCATGTCATCTCCCATTAATGGTGATGATACAacaaataataatactaatactaGTGCATTAATGTTCAATAATCCAGGGATTGGATTAATAATGGAGAGTAATCCTCATAAACCTGAAGCCCAAACAACAATTCAGAGGGGGAACCATAATATGGACGCTCCATCTTCTAG GAAACAACCAAACTTCACAACAAAAACAAGAAGCAATGGAGGCATGACGAAGTTGTTGATAAAATTTAGAGGTATAAATATTGGGGCCATATTAGCATCTCTTATAAGGCCACTATAccaacccaacaacaataatgaacATAACAAGTCATCAAGCAAAAAACATTTTCAATGTTATCGAAAGAAATTGGTCAACCCCACAAATACTAGAAGAAGCAATGTAAAGAAGGATCAAGGAATAACAAGGAGtagcaataacaataataatcggGAATTTGAGGATGAAATCATATGTGGCTCATTTAGAAGTtgcaaaaaatcatcaagaaagtTGGAGATGGATTTGGGAGCAATTAGAGGTATATTCAATGCCATGGGGATGAACATTGCTGATAAGAAAGGTAGTAGATCAAAGAGGAGATCTCAACCTAATTCTTGTGACACTACACCAATTCATGAAGGATTTTCATTatacactaataataataataataataatgataataataattccATTCAGGCAGCTATTGCCTATTGTAAAAGTTTATTTGGCCAAACATCTGATTTTTCATTCTGA